From a single Collimonas pratensis genomic region:
- a CDS encoding FUSC family protein, which yields MHLRKSLFHALREAAVTMLAAIATMLCALAIDPEPGPAVLAVVLCISLSRSQLDRDRRGRIEAAMVLPAVALVAVGVGTLLRAAPWLGALVFIAGMFLSIWLRRFGPMARRAGSLIALPFVALLSTPYIPTTRLSPALAALMPVLIALLALLWVGVLHALARRLRFLVPAPTPEPPLPAQLPAPAPASSLRPIASTRMAIQMAVALAASFVIGYAFFAERWSWIVLTAFIVNSGNRGRLDVAYKSVLRVLGAAAGTIIALSFSIHGGSHDQATAVLILGAIFLGIWLRPLGYAWWALFVTIALALLQGFTGSPAAHMLWPRLAEILIGAAIGVASAWLVLPVRSTATLRRRLADALAALSEALDPATAVRTSDNFLAALASVEQMRPAFSASRLVTRRFRSTQPADWVDTLVACRDLAIALIDKGEAPGSVRRAVGAARKSLREPQDILPALQNLHRSMSE from the coding sequence ATGCACCTTCGTAAATCGCTTTTCCATGCATTGCGGGAAGCCGCGGTAACCATGCTCGCCGCCATCGCCACCATGCTGTGCGCGCTGGCGATCGATCCGGAACCGGGTCCTGCGGTGCTGGCGGTGGTGCTGTGCATCTCGCTTTCGCGCAGCCAGCTGGACCGCGACCGCCGCGGCAGGATCGAAGCGGCGATGGTGCTCCCGGCTGTCGCCCTGGTCGCGGTCGGTGTCGGCACCTTGTTGCGCGCCGCGCCCTGGCTTGGCGCACTGGTCTTTATTGCCGGCATGTTCCTTTCAATCTGGTTGCGTCGATTCGGCCCCATGGCGCGTCGCGCCGGCTCCCTCATCGCACTGCCCTTCGTCGCCTTGCTCAGCACACCGTATATTCCGACTACGCGGCTGAGCCCTGCCCTGGCGGCATTGATGCCTGTGCTGATTGCCTTGCTCGCCCTGCTGTGGGTGGGCGTGCTGCACGCACTCGCCCGCCGCCTGCGTTTCCTCGTCCCGGCGCCCACTCCGGAACCGCCATTACCTGCGCAATTACCTGCGCCAGCACCTGCCAGCTCCTTGCGCCCGATCGCATCCACCCGGATGGCAATCCAGATGGCCGTCGCGCTGGCAGCATCGTTTGTAATCGGCTACGCCTTCTTTGCCGAACGCTGGTCATGGATCGTGCTTACCGCCTTCATCGTCAACAGCGGCAACCGTGGCCGGCTGGACGTTGCCTACAAGAGCGTGCTGCGCGTACTGGGAGCTGCCGCCGGAACCATCATCGCCTTGTCGTTCAGCATCCACGGCGGGTCCCACGACCAGGCTACCGCCGTGCTGATCCTGGGCGCGATCTTTCTTGGAATATGGCTGCGGCCGCTGGGTTACGCGTGGTGGGCGCTGTTCGTCACCATCGCGCTCGCGCTGCTGCAAGGCTTCACCGGTTCACCGGCAGCCCACATGCTGTGGCCGCGCCTGGCGGAAATCCTGATCGGTGCGGCCATCGGCGTTGCGTCAGCCTGGCTGGTGCTTCCGGTACGCTCGACCGCCACGCTGCGGCGACGCCTGGCGGATGCATTGGCGGCTCTTTCCGAAGCCCTGGATCCCGCGACTGCCGTGCGTACCAGCGACAATTTTCTTGCCGCGCTCGCCAGCGTCGAGCAGATGCGTCCGGCGTTCAGCGCCAGCCGTCTCGTAACACGGCGCTTCCGCTCCACGCAGCCAGCGGACTGGGTCGATACCTTGGTGGCGTGCAGGGATCTCGCGATAGCACTGATCGACAAGGGCGAGGCGCCGGGCAGCGTGCGCCGCGCTGTCGGAGCGGCGCGCAAATCGCTGCGCGAGCCCCAGGACATCCTGCCAGCCTTGCAAAATTTGCATCGCTCGATGAGCGAATAA
- a CDS encoding glutathione S-transferase family protein, giving the protein MTLYGFAATRSLRVLWALNELGVEFEFVPVNLLAGEQHRPEFLRLNPAGKVPVLVDGDVVLTESAAIVIYLAEKYPEKGLLPADRKQLAQAYRWVMFAMTELEQPLWRITRHSWLYPEDKRIPQEIPAASQEFIVMAGILDKHMTGRQFIVGDRISFADCVTVYLMDWANESHLIDQYPQLRAYLERMYARPTAPLRIAEAFASLELEK; this is encoded by the coding sequence ATGACGCTCTATGGATTTGCCGCCACCCGCTCACTGCGTGTGTTGTGGGCATTGAATGAACTCGGTGTCGAATTCGAGTTCGTGCCGGTCAACCTCTTGGCCGGCGAACAACATCGCCCCGAATTCCTCCGTCTTAACCCCGCCGGCAAGGTGCCGGTGCTGGTCGATGGCGACGTGGTGCTGACCGAATCGGCAGCGATTGTGATCTACCTGGCTGAAAAATATCCTGAAAAAGGCTTGCTTCCTGCCGACCGCAAACAGCTGGCCCAGGCCTATCGCTGGGTGATGTTTGCCATGACAGAGCTGGAGCAGCCCTTATGGCGCATCACGCGCCACAGCTGGCTATACCCGGAAGACAAGCGGATACCGCAAGAAATCCCTGCCGCCAGCCAGGAATTCATTGTCATGGCGGGCATATTGGACAAGCACATGACCGGACGCCAGTTCATTGTCGGCGACCGCATCAGCTTCGCCGATTGCGTCACGGTCTACCTGATGGACTGGGCCAATGAATCGCATCTGATCGACCAGTATCCTCAGCTGCGCGCCTACCTGGAAAGAATGTATGCGCGCCCTACTGCCCCGCTGCGGATTGCCGAAGCATTTGCCAGCCTTGAGTTGGAAAAATGA
- a CDS encoding glutathione S-transferase family protein has product MKIYWIKAQAPRRVLALVKHLGLKAECIEVDLMAGGLKTPEYAALNPNMKAPTLVDGDLVLWESAAIMAYLCIKTGSDMWPAHNPSEQVEVLRWLSWSDCHWGPAVAPFYFEHVVKSTFGIGPPDSALLKASVAELVKFAKVLDGHLAQRTFAACERLTIADFQLASMASYWRESAMPLEAFPNIVRWLDVLQRIPAWADPWPV; this is encoded by the coding sequence ATGAAAATCTACTGGATCAAGGCGCAGGCGCCGCGCCGTGTGCTGGCGCTGGTCAAGCATCTCGGCCTCAAGGCGGAGTGTATTGAAGTGGATTTGATGGCTGGCGGGCTCAAGACGCCGGAATATGCGGCGCTCAATCCCAACATGAAGGCGCCGACGCTGGTCGATGGCGATCTGGTGCTGTGGGAGTCTGCGGCCATCATGGCTTATCTATGCATCAAGACCGGCTCGGACATGTGGCCCGCGCACAATCCGTCCGAGCAAGTGGAGGTGCTGCGCTGGCTGTCCTGGAGCGATTGCCACTGGGGCCCCGCCGTTGCGCCGTTTTATTTCGAGCATGTGGTCAAGTCGACCTTCGGGATCGGACCGCCGGACAGCGCGTTGCTGAAGGCCAGCGTCGCGGAACTGGTGAAATTCGCCAAAGTCCTGGACGGCCACCTGGCGCAGCGCACTTTTGCGGCGTGTGAACGGCTTACCATCGCAGACTTCCAGCTGGCCTCGATGGCGAGCTACTGGCGGGAATCGGCCATGCCGCTGGAGGCGTTTCCGAATATCGTTCGCTGGCTCGACGTGTTGCAACGTATCCCGGCGTGGGCAGATCCTTGGCCAGTCTAG
- a CDS encoding FAD-containing oxidoreductase codes for MHQRYDAIVIGTGQSGPSLAVRLAQAGRKTAIIERKNFGGTCVNTGCIPTKTLIASARVAHMARRAAEFGVMLDSPVVVDMARVKARKDLVVSQSNQGVASWLRSTPNLTVIEGHARFESAHGVMVNGELLEADEIFINVGGRATVPDLPGLKDVDFLTNSSMMEVDFLPPHLLIVGGSYIGLEFAQMYRRFGSEVTVIEGGPHLIGREDQKVSAAVKEILEGEGIQIRLGAKIQRVEKRGDLVLLTVSDNGASYEVSGSHLLLAVGRIPNTDDLGLDKAGIKTDARGYVVVDDQLHTNVTGVWALGDVNGRGAFTHTSYNDYEIVAANLLDNDKRGVADRIQAYALFIDPPLARIGMTEREVRASGRPALVGTMQMARVGRARERSETQGYMSVLVDAETKKILGAMLLGIEGDEVIHSLLDVMYSDAPYTVIQRAMHIHPTVSELVPTLLQDLTPL; via the coding sequence ATGCACCAGCGCTACGATGCCATCGTCATCGGTACCGGACAATCCGGTCCTTCTCTTGCAGTACGCCTGGCGCAAGCCGGCCGCAAGACCGCCATCATCGAACGCAAGAATTTTGGCGGCACCTGCGTCAATACCGGCTGCATACCGACCAAGACCCTGATCGCCAGCGCCCGCGTGGCGCACATGGCGCGCCGCGCCGCCGAATTCGGCGTCATGCTCGACAGTCCAGTCGTGGTCGACATGGCGCGCGTCAAGGCGCGCAAGGATCTGGTCGTCAGCCAGTCCAACCAGGGTGTCGCCAGCTGGCTCAGGAGCACGCCCAACTTGACGGTGATCGAAGGACATGCCCGCTTCGAGAGCGCGCATGGCGTCATGGTCAACGGCGAATTGCTGGAAGCCGATGAGATTTTCATCAACGTCGGTGGCCGCGCGACCGTCCCCGATCTGCCCGGGCTGAAGGATGTCGATTTCCTCACCAATTCCAGCATGATGGAAGTGGATTTCCTGCCACCGCATCTGCTGATCGTCGGTGGCAGCTACATCGGCCTGGAGTTCGCGCAAATGTACCGCCGCTTCGGCAGCGAAGTCACGGTGATAGAAGGCGGTCCGCACCTGATCGGGCGCGAAGACCAAAAAGTGTCGGCTGCGGTGAAGGAGATACTAGAAGGCGAAGGCATCCAGATCAGGTTGGGCGCAAAAATCCAGCGCGTCGAAAAGCGTGGCGACCTGGTACTGCTGACTGTCAGCGATAACGGTGCTTCGTACGAAGTCTCCGGCTCGCATCTGTTGCTGGCGGTAGGACGGATCCCGAACACCGATGACCTTGGTCTCGATAAGGCCGGTATCAAGACAGACGCCCGCGGCTATGTCGTGGTGGACGACCAGCTGCACACCAATGTGACGGGAGTCTGGGCGTTGGGCGACGTCAATGGCCGCGGCGCATTTACCCACACTTCCTACAACGACTATGAAATCGTGGCCGCCAATCTGCTCGACAACGACAAGCGCGGCGTTGCCGACCGCATCCAGGCATACGCACTGTTCATCGATCCGCCGCTTGCCAGGATCGGCATGACGGAGCGTGAAGTCCGCGCCAGCGGTCGCCCGGCGCTGGTCGGCACGATGCAGATGGCAAGGGTAGGGCGCGCCCGTGAGCGCAGCGAAACCCAGGGATACATGAGCGTGCTGGTGGATGCGGAAACAAAAAAAATCCTGGGCGCCATGCTGCTCGGCATCGAAGGCGATGAAGTGATCCATTCACTTCTGGATGTCATGTACAGCGACGCGCCTTATACCGTCATCCAGCGTGCGATGCATATCCATCCGACGGTCTCCGAGCTGGTGCCGACCTTGCTGCAAGATTTAACTCCTCTATAA
- a CDS encoding TonB-dependent receptor: protein MNKHSYPALRRKSSRVAFAVSALCALAASGHASAQAVTPTTTAIADSATVSGDSGQMATVEISTRKTRSTVSMSGNEIQKILPGVNPLKALETLPGVSFQTADPWGNNEQNLSLFIHGFNGQQLGYTMDGVPLGDQQYGNYNGLSPQRAVTSENVRSVVLSTGAGDLGTASTSNLGGAIETFSSDPLAKFNVNVQQSVGSHNTSRTFIRVDTGEFGDGNSAYFSGLHHEARAWDFNGRQSNDQFNAKFVHEGSAGKLTLYADYSDKTEPNEDSTVHVAGEKSAPYTRSFLYPDFAGALAYLSPSGATPAADGNNYHNYYSDAQRTDFLTYAKYEANLSPDLSWTNQIYFHHDDGVGVVAGPIGAAGLPALFAVYYPNQNLKQIFGNSGYATRTTEYTINRNGYISTLRWDVGNHQLETGFWLEHNRSEAYRRWYGLDVNNPSSPYTRPSDPLITQYGSGIDNKVVQFHLQDEWKLRPGLALQAGFKSSLQFADGQFPVQEAPAAIGGGSQALPVGEIVTKSWFLPGVGVRWDLSKQDQLFANIQKNMRQFVTYGAGGASPWSLASQQAFDLFKNTAKPETSVTYELGLRDTRQLDWGVVKAFDGQIDLYHVDFSNRLLSISPTPVISSIVGGTAILANVGSVKTDGVDLAGTLHFGHGISFYDAVSYNHSQYQDNYTSGSSVVQTAGKTVPGAPTWMNKFVGTATVGGVEVQLIGDFVGKRYATYTNDLHVSSYFLMGLNLAGKLPYMGSLLKNPRWNFNVSNLANRQGTLEVVVGAASGTYNTYPIAPRQGFLTLKADFS, encoded by the coding sequence ATGAACAAGCATTCGTACCCGGCGTTGCGCCGTAAATCTTCTCGCGTTGCGTTCGCCGTTTCAGCCCTGTGCGCCTTGGCAGCCAGCGGCCACGCCAGTGCCCAAGCTGTCACGCCGACAACTACGGCCATTGCTGATAGCGCTACCGTAAGCGGCGACAGCGGCCAGATGGCCACCGTCGAAATCTCGACCCGCAAGACACGTTCCACGGTCTCCATGAGCGGCAACGAAATCCAGAAAATCCTGCCCGGCGTCAATCCGCTGAAAGCACTGGAAACACTCCCTGGCGTCAGTTTCCAGACCGCCGATCCTTGGGGTAACAATGAACAGAATTTATCGTTGTTCATACATGGCTTCAACGGCCAGCAACTGGGCTACACCATGGACGGCGTGCCGCTCGGCGACCAGCAGTACGGTAACTACAACGGCTTGTCGCCGCAGCGCGCGGTCACCAGTGAAAATGTGCGCAGCGTGGTGCTGTCCACCGGCGCCGGCGACCTCGGCACGGCATCGACCAGCAACCTGGGCGGCGCCATCGAAACCTTTTCCAGCGATCCGCTGGCGAAATTCAACGTCAACGTGCAGCAGAGCGTCGGCAGCCACAACACCTCGCGCACATTTATCCGCGTCGATACCGGCGAATTTGGCGACGGCAACAGCGCTTACTTTTCCGGTTTGCACCATGAAGCGCGGGCCTGGGATTTCAACGGCCGCCAAAGCAACGACCAGTTCAATGCCAAGTTCGTGCACGAAGGCAGTGCCGGCAAGCTGACCTTGTATGCCGATTATTCCGACAAGACGGAACCCAACGAAGACTCCACGGTGCACGTCGCCGGTGAAAAAAGCGCACCCTATACGCGTTCGTTCCTGTATCCCGACTTTGCCGGCGCGCTGGCCTATCTGTCGCCGAGCGGCGCCACCCCTGCCGCCGACGGTAATAATTATCACAACTACTACAGCGATGCGCAGCGCACCGACTTCCTGACTTACGCCAAATATGAAGCCAATCTCAGCCCCGACCTGAGCTGGACCAACCAGATCTATTTCCATCATGACGACGGCGTCGGGGTGGTCGCGGGACCGATAGGCGCGGCCGGTTTGCCAGCCTTGTTTGCCGTGTATTACCCCAATCAGAACCTGAAGCAGATCTTTGGCAATTCCGGTTATGCCACCCGCACCACGGAATACACGATCAACCGCAACGGCTATATTTCGACGCTGCGCTGGGATGTCGGCAACCATCAGCTGGAAACAGGATTCTGGCTTGAACACAATCGTTCAGAAGCTTACCGCCGCTGGTACGGGCTGGACGTCAATAATCCGAGTTCCCCCTACACCCGCCCGTCTGACCCGCTGATCACGCAGTACGGCAGCGGCATCGACAACAAGGTTGTCCAGTTCCACCTGCAGGATGAATGGAAACTGCGTCCAGGCCTGGCGCTGCAGGCCGGCTTCAAGTCCAGCTTGCAATTTGCGGATGGCCAGTTCCCGGTACAGGAAGCACCGGCGGCTATCGGCGGCGGTTCGCAAGCTTTGCCGGTCGGCGAGATTGTCACCAAGAGCTGGTTCCTGCCGGGCGTCGGCGTACGCTGGGACCTGTCGAAACAAGACCAGCTATTCGCCAACATCCAGAAAAACATGCGCCAGTTCGTGACTTACGGCGCCGGCGGTGCTTCACCGTGGAGCCTGGCCAGCCAGCAAGCTTTCGATCTCTTCAAGAACACCGCCAAGCCGGAAACCTCGGTGACCTATGAGCTGGGCCTGCGCGATACGCGCCAGCTGGACTGGGGCGTGGTCAAGGCCTTCGACGGCCAGATCGATCTCTACCACGTCGATTTCAGCAATCGCCTGCTGTCTATCAGCCCGACGCCAGTGATCAGTTCGATCGTCGGCGGCACCGCCATCCTGGCCAACGTCGGCAGCGTCAAGACCGATGGCGTCGACCTCGCCGGCACCTTGCATTTCGGCCATGGCATTTCCTTCTACGACGCGGTTTCCTACAATCATTCCCAGTACCAGGACAACTATACGTCGGGCAGCAGCGTGGTGCAGACTGCCGGCAAGACCGTGCCGGGCGCGCCGACCTGGATGAACAAGTTTGTCGGCACGGCCACCGTGGGCGGCGTCGAGGTCCAGCTGATCGGCGATTTTGTCGGCAAACGCTATGCGACTTATACCAATGACCTGCATGTCTCCAGCTATTTCCTGATGGGCTTGAATCTGGCGGGGAAATTGCCCTACATGGGCAGCTTGCTGAAGAATCCGCGCTGGAACTTCAATGTCAGCAACCTGGCCAACCGCCAAGGCACCCTGGAGGTAGTGGTCGGTGCTGCCAGCGGCACGTATAACACCTACCCTATCGCGCCACGCCAGGGCTTCCTGACGCTGAAAGCGGATTTCTCCTGA
- a CDS encoding acyl-CoA thioesterase: MDMPSHQLTMTILMSPDMANFSGNVHGGAILKLLDQVAYACASRYAAQYVVTLSVDQVTFRQPIHVGELVSFLASVNHTGTSSMEVGIKVVAEDIRTQVVRHVNSCFFTMVAVDHERRPIAVPPLRPFSAEEKRRFEDAVLRKQLRQELARRFEEVKST; encoded by the coding sequence ATGGATATGCCATCCCACCAGCTCACCATGACCATCCTGATGTCCCCAGACATGGCCAATTTTTCCGGCAACGTGCATGGCGGCGCCATTCTCAAGCTGCTCGACCAGGTGGCTTATGCCTGCGCCAGCCGTTATGCGGCGCAGTACGTGGTGACCCTGAGCGTGGACCAGGTGACTTTCCGCCAGCCTATCCATGTCGGCGAACTGGTCAGTTTCCTGGCCAGCGTCAACCATACCGGCACTTCGTCGATGGAGGTCGGCATCAAGGTGGTGGCCGAGGATATCCGCACCCAAGTGGTGCGCCATGTGAACAGCTGTTTTTTCACGATGGTGGCGGTGGACCATGAACGACGGCCGATTGCCGTACCGCCGCTGCGGCCCTTCAGCGCCGAGGAAAAGCGGCGCTTTGAAGACGCGGTCTTGCGCAAGCAGCTGCGGCAGGAGCTGGCGCGGCGCTTCGAAGAAGTCAAATCGACCTGA
- a CDS encoding transporter substrate-binding domain-containing protein has translation MRIVKLLFLLTLNLVALGMQSAHADSLSDIQKRGTLRIAVPQDFAPFGSVTPDLTLQGLDIDVARLIARNMGLKPELVPVTSANRIAYLQTGKADLVISTLGKNAEREKVIAFSQPYSPYNNSVFGPAGIKVAGPADLAGKTIGVARGTFQDSQLSETAPPTAIIKRYEDNNGMISAYLAGQVQLVGTGDFVAVALAAKTAGNKPQMKYIIQESACYAGLLKDQPALMAAVNSALSKAKKNDELNAIVKKWLNVPLPDKLARQFD, from the coding sequence ATGAGAATTGTAAAACTCCTGTTTCTGCTGACCCTCAATCTGGTCGCCCTGGGCATGCAGAGCGCGCATGCCGACAGCTTGAGCGATATCCAGAAACGCGGCACCCTGCGCATTGCCGTGCCTCAGGATTTTGCGCCATTCGGATCCGTCACGCCGGACCTGACACTGCAAGGGCTGGATATCGATGTCGCCAGGCTGATCGCCAGGAACATGGGCCTGAAGCCGGAACTGGTGCCGGTCACCAGCGCCAACCGCATCGCCTATCTGCAGACCGGCAAGGCGGACCTGGTGATCTCGACCCTGGGCAAGAACGCCGAGCGCGAAAAAGTGATCGCCTTTTCGCAGCCGTACTCGCCATATAACAACAGCGTTTTCGGTCCGGCCGGCATCAAGGTCGCGGGACCTGCCGACCTGGCCGGCAAAACTATCGGCGTGGCGCGCGGCACCTTCCAGGATAGCCAGCTGAGCGAAACGGCGCCGCCGACTGCCATCATCAAGCGCTATGAAGACAATAACGGCATGATTTCGGCTTATCTGGCGGGCCAGGTGCAACTGGTCGGCACCGGCGATTTCGTCGCGGTTGCGCTGGCCGCCAAGACGGCCGGCAACAAGCCGCAGATGAAGTACATCATCCAGGAATCCGCCTGTTATGCTGGCCTGCTGAAGGACCAGCCAGCGCTGATGGCGGCGGTCAACAGCGCGCTGAGCAAGGCCAAGAAAAATGATGAATTGAATGCCATCGTCAAGAAATGGCTGAATGTGCCGCTGCCGGACAAACTGGCCAGGCAGTTCGATTGA
- a CDS encoding GNAT family N-acetyltransferase encodes MITLELSDKVNELEQIVALQRLNRLDAVTADVRATEGFVTMEYTVRELQLMRGEYRHVVAKCDGAVIAYALVMLKDCRASFPFLDTMFRDAETAVFKGMQLREKSYFFMGQICVGQAFRGQGIFRKLYQMLCMQMRADFDCVVTEVSVHNARSMRAHQRVGFKEIVNEHADATEWRVIVWDWS; translated from the coding sequence ATGATCACTCTGGAATTGAGCGACAAGGTCAACGAACTGGAACAAATCGTCGCGCTGCAGCGCTTGAACCGCCTGGATGCGGTGACGGCGGATGTGCGCGCGACAGAAGGCTTCGTCACCATGGAATATACGGTCCGCGAACTGCAGCTGATGCGGGGCGAGTACCGGCATGTGGTGGCAAAATGCGACGGCGCCGTCATCGCTTATGCCCTGGTCATGCTGAAGGATTGCCGCGCCTCGTTTCCATTTCTCGACACCATGTTCCGGGACGCCGAGACGGCCGTCTTCAAGGGCATGCAGCTGCGTGAAAAAAGTTATTTTTTCATGGGGCAGATCTGCGTCGGCCAGGCATTCCGCGGCCAAGGAATTTTCAGGAAACTGTACCAGATGCTCTGCATGCAGATGCGTGCCGATTTCGATTGCGTGGTGACGGAGGTATCGGTACACAACGCGCGATCCATGCGGGCGCATCAACGGGTAGGGTTCAAGGAAATCGTCAATGAACATGCCGATGCTACGGAATGGCGCGTGATCGTCTGGGACTGGAGCTGA
- a CDS encoding uracil-DNA glycosylase family protein yields MNPRAFRSLLKEVHGCQVCAGVLPLGPRPVLQADPMARILIAGQAPGKKVHLSGVPFDDASGERLRAWLGVGQETFYDEKSLAILPMGFCYPGTSKAGDLPPRPECAPQWRARIMAQLPRIELTLVIGQYALAHYFPGRYVNLTEAVQDWPNRAPDIIVLPHPSPRNNLWIKRNPWFESALIPVLQQRIAQILRQPGSP; encoded by the coding sequence ATGAATCCCCGTGCATTCCGCTCCTTGCTGAAAGAAGTCCATGGCTGCCAGGTCTGCGCCGGCGTTCTGCCGCTAGGCCCGCGTCCCGTACTGCAAGCGGATCCAATGGCGCGTATCCTGATCGCCGGCCAGGCGCCCGGCAAGAAAGTCCATCTGTCCGGCGTTCCCTTCGACGACGCCAGCGGCGAGAGATTGCGCGCCTGGCTGGGCGTCGGGCAGGAGACGTTCTACGATGAAAAGTCGCTGGCGATCCTGCCCATGGGCTTCTGCTATCCCGGCACCAGCAAAGCAGGCGACCTGCCGCCACGCCCTGAATGCGCGCCGCAATGGCGGGCCAGGATCATGGCGCAGCTGCCGCGCATCGAGCTGACCCTGGTGATCGGGCAATATGCGTTGGCGCACTACTTCCCAGGCCGCTACGTCAACCTGACGGAGGCGGTGCAGGACTGGCCAAACCGCGCGCCGGACATCATCGTGCTGCCGCATCCCAGTCCGCGCAACAACTTATGGATCAAGCGCAATCCCTGGTTTGAAAGCGCACTGATCCCGGTTCTGCAGCAGAGGATTGCGCAAATACTGCGGCAGCCCGGATCGCCATGA
- a CDS encoding prohibitin family protein, with product MLDLQKKSFIKLGLIGFGLLILVLWIWPFGSVPTGNRGVVTSFGKIVGIENEGLVILPPWKKLTIFSIRAERADVEDAEGSTSDTQPVKVSMTVRYSISTNSVAEVYEKYSHDGDLSSYVQTATQEVFKAVTAKYSAPDLIARRSQVSVDISTALRDKLKIYGAQVIGIDMRTFSFSPSYMAAINEKVTQEQLRLGAENKLKTVEAEQKQKVAVAEAEAQAMRASADGEAYSQLKIATAQADALKIQNAALAQNKDVLELRRIEVDMVRAKQWKGDVPTTMYGSAPIPFVTNK from the coding sequence ATGCTTGATTTACAAAAGAAGAGTTTCATCAAGTTGGGTTTGATTGGATTTGGCCTGTTGATCTTGGTGTTGTGGATATGGCCATTCGGTTCGGTACCGACTGGCAACCGCGGCGTAGTGACTTCGTTCGGCAAGATCGTCGGTATCGAGAATGAAGGACTGGTGATCCTGCCGCCGTGGAAAAAGCTGACCATCTTCAGCATCCGCGCCGAACGGGCCGATGTCGAAGACGCCGAGGGCAGCACCTCGGATACCCAGCCGGTCAAGGTCAGCATGACGGTGCGTTATTCGATTTCCACCAACAGCGTCGCCGAAGTGTATGAAAAATATAGCCATGACGGTGACCTGTCTTCTTACGTGCAAACCGCGACCCAGGAAGTCTTCAAGGCAGTCACCGCGAAGTACAGCGCGCCGGACCTGATCGCCCGCCGTTCGCAGGTGAGCGTGGATATCAGCACGGCCTTGCGCGACAAGCTGAAAATCTACGGCGCCCAGGTAATCGGCATCGATATGCGGACCTTCTCTTTCTCGCCGTCGTATATGGCAGCGATCAATGAAAAAGTCACCCAGGAACAGCTTCGCCTGGGCGCGGAAAACAAGCTGAAGACGGTCGAGGCCGAGCAAAAGCAGAAAGTGGCGGTAGCGGAAGCGGAAGCACAGGCGATGCGCGCCAGCGCCGACGGCGAAGCCTATTCGCAGCTGAAAATCGCCACTGCGCAGGCGGATGCGCTGAAGATCCAGAATGCGGCGCTGGCGCAAAACAAAGATGTGCTGGAACTGCGCCGTATCGAAGTCGACATGGTCAGGGCCAAGCAATGGAAGGGTGATGTGCCGACCACGATGTACGGTTCAGCGCCGATCCCGTTCGTGACGAATAAATAA
- a CDS encoding fatty acid desaturase, whose protein sequence is MPSSFHTPSIPSFDPRSEEQRLQTARASWWSRLELPTWSLIAAIYGGWLACVLHWQALGPWLGTPLLIVLSAWYMSLQHELIHGHPTRNARLNALFGQLPLAVWYPYAVYRDSHLAHHNSDTLTLPGIDPETYYVSQAETGADGARLRRFRNTSCGRLLIGPALAWSHTVRTAWLARDRKTLLVWGGHAVLLAAMLALLQRAGISPLFYIVVIAYPALSLTMVRSLFEHRAVESEHGRSVINEAGWPWRLLFLNLNYHLVHHLHPGLPWFHLRLAYLAKRETYLACSDGFVERGYLRLLWRYRSTPVITDVHPFA, encoded by the coding sequence ATGCCATCTTCATTTCACACGCCCTCAATCCCGTCTTTCGACCCGCGCAGCGAAGAACAGCGTTTGCAGACCGCCAGGGCAAGCTGGTGGTCGCGCCTGGAGTTGCCGACCTGGAGCTTGATCGCCGCCATCTACGGCGGCTGGCTGGCTTGCGTGCTGCATTGGCAGGCGCTGGGGCCGTGGCTGGGAACGCCTTTGCTGATCGTGCTGAGCGCCTGGTACATGTCGCTGCAGCATGAGCTGATACACGGCCACCCGACGCGCAATGCCCGTCTCAACGCCCTGTTCGGCCAGCTGCCGCTGGCCGTCTGGTATCCCTATGCGGTCTATCGCGACAGCCATCTGGCGCATCACAATAGCGACACCCTGACCCTGCCCGGCATCGATCCGGAAACCTATTACGTCTCCCAGGCGGAAACCGGCGCCGACGGTGCGCGCTTGCGGCGCTTCCGCAACACCTCCTGCGGCCGCCTGCTGATCGGTCCGGCGCTGGCCTGGTCGCACACGGTCCGCACGGCATGGCTGGCGCGCGACCGCAAAACCCTGCTGGTTTGGGGCGGCCATGCTGTGCTGCTGGCTGCCATGCTGGCGCTGTTGCAGCGCGCTGGAATATCTCCCCTGTTCTACATTGTGGTGATCGCCTATCCCGCGCTGAGCCTGACCATGGTGCGCTCGCTATTCGAACACCGGGCGGTAGAATCGGAGCACGGGCGCTCGGTGATTAACGAAGCCGGCTGGCCTTGGCGCCTGTTATTCTTGAATTTGAATTATCATTTGGTACATCACCTGCATCCCGGACTGCCATGGTTCCACCTGCGGCTGGCTTATCTGGCCAAGCGCGAAACCTACCTGGCATGTTCGGACGGGTTCGTGGAACGCGGTTATCTCCGCCTGCTGTGGCGCTATCGCAGCACTCCCGTGATTACCGATGTTCATCCTTTTGCCTGA